In Onychostoma macrolepis isolate SWU-2019 chromosome 14, ASM1243209v1, whole genome shotgun sequence, a single window of DNA contains:
- the LOC131553674 gene encoding protocadherin gamma-A4, translating to MICLTRCVWANFWLQLCFCFICMCGSLGEVRYSVPEEMQRGSVIGNVARDLGIDVTELVRRNARVVAEGSRQFCKLSTETGSLLVSERMDREELCVQSAPCVLQFQLLLENPLKVYSLLLDIQDINDNSPTFENGQIELELLESTVLGRRFPLESAHDPDIGANSVQHYQLSENEYFALEMNTQVDRNGYPELVLKKPLDRENQADHFLTLSGVDGGRPFRSGTASIHIHVLDANDNVPVFGQTVYKVSAQENSPRGTVLVKLNATDLDSGIYGEISYSFNHVPDKTRGVVEVDHVTGEVKVMGALDYEEASSHELDVQAKDGGGQSSHCKLIIDVIDVNDNSPVIVVKSTTPTVPEDASPGTMVALLHVYDLDTGTSGRVTCEISDDMPFKLVSEVKNYFMLVIDGVLDREKCPHYNITMTAVDAGTPPLFSSKTVAITVIDVNDNPPIFRHSDYSIKFVENQPQGTLVIKVNADDADEGQNSRILYSLSEDAASHLSINAETGEIFTLCPFDYESFTHFHVQVMARDEGRPSFTSTCTVQIFIADQNDNVPVVLYPVQFDGYLAHDIVPRAAPADYLVTKVVAIDADAGHNAWLSYRIVKATQPNLFSIGLHCGEIRTLRPFAEDEQIKQTLIVSVSDNGLVSLSATATVNIVIEDGLPIIDELVARGTDKSRGHSDLILYLMMALAGMSSLFLVLIIAVVYMRLCRYQYMYRSTANLPVFPPTYGPPGYSDVSRFNTLQKDDRYNSFLTTGSWKGDFRFGSDFVDLDMLNKRGTSLHVGGHSATRAKLLVPHKL from the coding sequence atgATTTGTTTGACAAGATGCGTTTGGGCCAATTTCTGGCTTCAGCTTTGTTTCTGCTTCATTTGCATGTGTGGCTCTCTCGGTGAAGTGCGTTATTCAGTTCCAGAAGAGATGCAGCGAGGCTCTGTCATTGGCAATGTGGCGAGAGATTTAGGAATAGATGTGACTGAGCTTGTGAGGCGCAATGCTCGAGTTGTTGCTGAGGGGAGCCGACAGTTTTGCAAGCTGAGCACAGAAACAGGCTCTCTGTTGGTGAGTGAGAGAATGGACCGTGAGGAGCTTTGTGTCCAGTCTGCGCCGTGCGTCCTGCAATTTCAGCTGCTCCTGGAAAATCCGCTCAAAGTGTACAGTCTCCTCTTAGACATTCAGGACATCAACGATAACAGTCCGACGTTTGAAAATGGTCAGATTGAGCTGGAGCTACTGGAGTCAACGGTCCTGGGGAGGCGTTTTCCACTTGAAAGTGCTCACGATCCTGACATAGGAGCTAATTCAGTTCAGCATTATCAACTCAGTGAGAATGAATATTTTGCTTTGGAAATGAATACCCAGGTGGACAGAAATGGATATCCTGAATTGGTTCTTAAAAAGCCTTTGGATCGGGAAAACCAAGCTGATCACTTTCTGACTCTAAGTGGAGTGGATGGTGGCCGACCTTTTCGTTCTGGAACAGCATCAATTCACATTCATGTGTTGGACGCCAATGATAACGTTCCTGTGTTTGGTCAAACTGTGTACAAAGTCAGTGCACAGGAAAATTCACCTCGAGGCACTGTGTtggttaaattaaatgcaaCAGATTTAGACAGTGGGATTTATGGGGAAATTAGTTATTCTTTCAATCACGTGCCTGATAAGACTAGGGGGGTTGTGGAGGTCGACCACGTGACAGGTGAGGTAAAGGTCATGGGTGCGTTGGATTATGAGGAGGCCAGTTCTCACGAGCTGGATGTACAAGCCAAAGATGGGGGCGGACAGTCATCTCACTGTAAACTCATAATAGATGTGATAGATGTGAATGACAATTCACCTGTTATTGTTGTTAAATCAACTACTCCTACTGTGCCAGAAGATGCTTCACCTGGAACCATGGTGGCTTTGCTGCACGTTTATGACCTTGATACTGGTACCAGTGGACGGGTCACGTGTGAGATATCTGATGACATGCCATTTAAACTTGTGTCAGAGGTAAAGAATTACTTCATGCTTGTGATTGATGGAGTTTTAGACCGGGAAAAGTGTCCTCACTATAACATAACCATGACTGCTGTGGATGCTGGCACACCCCCTTTATTCAGCAGTAAAACTGTAGCCATAACAGTCATAGACGTTAATGATAATCCTCCTATTTTTAGACACAGTGACTACAGCATAAAATTTGTAGAGAATCAGCCCCAGGGAACCCTGGTTATTAAGGTCAATGCTGATGATGCAGATGAAGGCCAGAACTCTAGAATCTTGTATTCTCTTTCAGAAGATGCAGCCTCTCATCTTTCCATCAATGCAGAAACTGGTGAGATATTTACTCTGTGCCCCTTTGATTACGAATCATTCACTCACTTTCATGTTCAAGTTATGGCACGTGATGAAGGCAGGCCATCATTCACTAGCACATGCACTGTGCAGATTTTTATTGCAGATCAGAACGACAATGTTCCAGTTGTTCTTTACCCGGTTCAGTTTGATGGGTACCTTGCACATGACATTGTTCCCCGAGCTGCTCCTGCAGATTATCTGGTCACCAAAGTGGTTGCGATTGATGCAGACGCAGGGCACAATGCATGGCTGTCCTATCGAATTGTAAAAGCCACACAGCCTAATTTGTTCTCCATTGGACTGCACTGTGGAGAAATTAGGACACTAAGGCCGTTTGCAGAAGAtgaacaaatcaaacaaaccTTGATTGTCTCTGTGAGTGACAATGGGCTTGTATCTTTGTCTGCAACTGCAACTGTCAATATTGTGATAGAAGACGGCTTGCCTATCATCGATGAGCTCGTTGCACGTGGCACGGATAAATCACGTGGACACAGTGAccttatattatatttaatgatgGCTCTGGCAGGCATGTCCAGTCTTTTCCTTGTGCTCATCATTGCTGTGGTCTATATGAGATTATGTAGATACCAATACATGTACCGTTCAACTGCAAACTTACCCGTTTTTCCTCCTACCTACGGACCACCTGGCTACTCTGACGTGAGTCGTTTCAATACTCTGCAGAAAGATGATCGATATAATTCATTCTTAACCACAGGCTCATGGAAAGGGGACTTCAGATTTGGCTCGGACTTTGTTGATTTGGACATGCTGAATAAGAGAGGCACGTCATTGCATGTGGGTGGCCACAGTGCCACACGTGCAAAGCTATTAGTGCCACATAAACTCTAA
- the LOC131553680 gene encoding protocadherin gamma-B4-like, protein MKRNAGFVIELSLCFCVMMAHTAYGDVSYSFLEEMKRGSLIGNIAQDLGLDVNRLSSRKARIDTEGNRKRYCDINLNTGELIVAERIDREGLCGKKASCVLKQELMLENPLELHRISLHIDDINDNSPHFDEDVIRMEIRESADKGERFLLGEAHDPDIGNNAVQTYTLESNHNFVLYVKSNDLIGKYCELVLNKELDREQQQEVKLILTAVDGGTPPRSGTVAIHVTVLDANDNAPVFSQAVYKVSLPENSPVDTVLVTVSATDADEGQNGKVTYAFGHVSEEDKTLFLLNRNTGDITVIGTMDYEENRCTSCVL, encoded by the coding sequence ATGAAGAGAAACGCAGGATTTGTTATAGAGCTTTCGCTCTGCTTTTGTGTCATGATGGCGCACACCGCTTATGGAGACGTGAGCTATTCTTTTCTGGAGGAGATGAAACGCGGATCTTTGATTGGAAATATAGCACAGGATCTCGGGCTCGATGTGAACAGACTGTCATCTCGTAAAGCTCGAATTGATACTGAAGGTAACAGAAAACGATATTGTGACATTAATCTGAATACTGGAGAACTGATCGTAGCAGAGAGAATCGACAGAGAGGGACTTTGCGGAAAGAAAGCCTCATGCGTTCTGAAACAAGAACTTATGCTTGAGAATCCTTTAGAATTGCATCGAATTAGTTTACACATTGATGACATAAATGATAACTCTCCGCATTTCGACGAGGATGTTATCAGAATGGAAATCAGGGAATCAGCGGACAAAGGAGAACGGTTTTTGCTAGGAGAAGCGCACGATCCGGATATAGGAAACAATGCAGTTCAGACTTATACTTTGGAAAGCAATCATAATTTCGTTTTATATGTTAAATCAAACGATTTAATAGGGAAATACTGTGAACTAGTATTAAATAAAGAGCTGGATCGTGAGCAGCAGCAGGAGGTAAAATTAATTCTCACTGCGGTAGACGGCGGGACTCCACCGAGATCAGGTACTGTAGCCATACACGTCACTGTGCTGGATGCTAATGATAATGCTCCAGTCTTTAGTCAGGCCGTCTATAAAGTCAGTCTGCCTGAAAATTCTCCTGTAGATACTGTATTGGTGACAGTGAGCGCTACTGATGCTGACGAGGGACAAAATGGAAAGGTCACGTATGCATTTGGTCATGTTTCGGAAGAAGATAAAACCTTATTCTTACTAAATCGCAACACTGGAGACATAACTGTTATTGGAACAATGGATTATGAGGAAAATCGGTGTACGAGTTGCGTGTTGTAG
- the LOC131553664 gene encoding protocadherin beta-16-like isoform X11: MDFQSFWLNHQMFAFLFFVLMAHTAYGDVSYSLPEEMKRGSVIGNIAKDLGLDVNRLSSRKARIDTEGNRKRYSDINLNTGELIVAERIDREEICSEGLSCALNFELVLEHPLEIHRVTIQIQDINDNTPTFPKDTIKLEISENAVKGARFRVNEAHDADIGQNGVQSYSIERNNHFLLSVSTKSDGGKNIELVLERELDREKQKELTLILTAVDGGTPPRSGTVAIHVTVLDANDNAPVFSQAVYKVSLPENSPVDTVVVTVSATDADEGQNGEVTYEFSRISKNANLLFSLDPNNGEIKVKGPIDFEMALRYEMLIEGKDGSGLSSDTKVIIEIADVNDNAPIIVIKSLNSPVPENALPGTEVGIINVQDRDSENNGQVRCSIQQNVPFKLVPSIKNYYSLVTTGELDRELLSDYNITITATDEGSPPLSSTKNIHLTVADVNDNPPVFQEQSYRAHVQENNKPGSSICSVSATDPDWRQNGTVVYSLLSSDVNGAPVSSFLSVNGDTGVIHAVRSFDYEQLKSFKVLVLARDNGSPPLSSNVTVSVFITDENDNSPQILYPSPEGNSFMTEMVPKAAQARSLVSKVIAVDADSGQNAWLSYHIIKATDPGLFTIGVHSGEIRTQRDISESDSMKQNLIVSVRDNGQPSLSATCALYLLISDNLAEVPELKDMSRDESSSKLTFYLIIALVSVSTFFLTFIIIILAVRFCRRRKPRLLFDGAVAIPSAYLPPNYAEVEGAGTLRSTYNYDAYLTTGSRTSDFKFIRSYNEGTLTADLTLKKTQSAVDDLEGLDGVSIPFSENDITDSGGEELDWPSQSPNPKPY, encoded by the exons ATGGATTTTCAAAGCTTCTGGCTTAATCATCAGATGTTTGCCTTTTTGTTCTTCGTGCTGATGGCGCACACCGCTTATGGAGATGTGAGCTATTCTTTACCGGAGGAGATGAAACGCGGATCTGTGATTGGAAATATAGCAAAGGATCTAGGACTCGATGTGAACAGACTGTCATCTCGTAAGGCTCGCATTGATACTGAAGGTAACAGAAAACGATACAGTGACATTAATCTGAATACTGGAGAACTGATCGTAGCAGAGAGAATCGACAGAGAGGAGATTTGTAGTGAGGGGCTTTCCTGTGCTCTTAATTTCGAATTAGTTCTAGAACACCCATTGGAGATACACCGTGTGACAATACAAATTCAGGATATCAATGATAACACACCGACCTTTCCCAAAGACACAATAAAGCTTGAGATAAGTGAGAATGCTGTGAAAGGCGCTCGGTTCCGCGTGAATGAGGCTCATGATGCGGACATAGGACAGAATGGAGTGCAAAGCTATTCTATTGAAAGGAATAATCATTTTCTTTTATCTGTAAGCACAAAGTCAGACGGTGGCAAAAATATCGAGTTAGTGTTAGAAAGAGAGTTGGATCGCGAGAAGCAGAAAGAGCTAACATTAATTCTCACTGCGGTAGACGGCGGGACTCCACCGAGATCAGGTACTGTAGCCATACACGTCACTGTGCTGGATGCTAATGATAATGCTCCAGTCTTTAGTCAGGCCGTCTATAAAGTCAGTCTGCCTGAAAATTCTCCTGTAGATACTGTAGTGGTGACAGTGAGCGCTACTGATGCTGACGAGGGACAAAATGGAGAAGTCACATACGAGTTTAGTCGAATTTCGAAAAATGCCAACTTACTATTTTCTCTAGATCCAAACAATGGGGAGATTAAAGTTAAAGGCCCCATTGATTTTGAGATGGCATTAAGGTATGAAATGCTTATTGAGGGAAAGGATGGCTCTGGTCTTTCTTCGGACACTAAAGTAATCATAGAAATTGCAGATGTCAATGACAATGCCCCCATTATAGTGATTAAATCTTTAAATAGCCCCGTTCCTGAGAACGCGTTACCCGGTACAGAGGTTGGCATCATTAATGTGCAGGACAGAGACTCTGAGAATAACGGACAGGTGCGCTGCTCCATTCAGCAAAACGTCCCATTTAAACTCGTACCTTCAATCAAAAATTACTATTCTCTGGTGACCACAGGTGAATTAGACCGCGAGCTGCTCTctgattataatattacaattactgCTACTGATGAGGGCTCTCCGCCTTTATCTTCCACTAAGAATATTCACCTGACTGTAGCTGACGTGAATGATAATCCACCTGTATTTCAGGAGCAGAGTTACAGAGCTCATGtgcaagaaaataacaaacCGGGCTCCTCTATTTGTTCAGTATCAGCTACAGACCCGGACTGGAGACAGAATGGTACTGTAGTTTATTCTCTGTTGTCCTCTGATGTCAATGGCGCACCAGTGTCCTCCTTTCTATCCGTTAACGGAGACACCGGGGTCATTCATGCCGTGAGGTCGTTTGATTACGAACAGTTGAAAAGTTTCAAAGTGCTGGTGTTAGCCAGAGACAACGGTTCTCCTCCTCTGAGTAGTAACGTGACCGTGAGTGTCTTCATAACGGATGAGAATGACAACTCCCCTCAGATATTATACCCCTCTCCGGAAGGAAACTCCTTCATGACCGAGATGGTACCCAAAGCTGCGCAGGCGCGCTCCCTGGTCTCCAAGGTGATCGCCGTGGACGCGGATTCTGGCCAGAACGCGTGGCTCTCGTATCACATTATTAAAGCGACAGATCCGGGACTTTTCACTATCGGTGTCCACAGCGGAGAGATCAGGACGCAGCGGGACATTTCTGAATCTGACAGCATGAAACAGAACCTCATTGTGTCCGTGAGAGATAACGGACAGCCCTCTCTCTCAGCCACGTGCGCATTGTATTTACTTATATCAGATAACTTGGCTGAAGTTCCAGAACTGAAAGACATGTCTCGCGACGAGAGCAGCTCTAAACTGACGTTTTATTTGATCATCGCGCTGGTGTCCGTTTCCACTTTCTTCTtgaccttcatcatcatcatcctggCCGTGAGGTTTTGTCGCAGGAGAAAGCCCAGACTGTTGTTTGATGGAGCTGTAGCCATTCCCAGCGCGTATCTGCCTCCAAATTACGCAGAGGTGGAGGGCGCGGGAACTCTCCGCAGCACTTACAATTATGACGCATACTTGACCACGGGCTCGCGCACTAGTGACTTCAAGTTCATCAGATCTTATAATGAGGGCACGCTGACTGCTGACCTGACTCTGAAAAAGACTCAGTCCGCTGTGGATGATCTTGAAGGGCTTGATGGTGTGAGCATTCCTTTTTCAGAG AATGACATTACAGACTCTGGTggggaagaacttgactggccTTCACAAAGTCCAAACCCGAAACCTTATTGA